Proteins encoded in a region of the Anopheles aquasalis chromosome 2, idAnoAquaMG_Q_19, whole genome shotgun sequence genome:
- the LOC126570907 gene encoding uncharacterized protein LOC126570907 codes for MKIVPVSVLLSVFHISSLNAGKLYYPNPPTIDDVPVQPQYIPPSDIYITSEATIYPQPENLQWIPVENIPPSFSDESAYYYYPNHKHIGSTIPCPNKGHTTKKPYIAPKVTTTTTTTTTPRPIHHKVHTKGSAVGIKTSFNELELKLNQLKLALSKFARAEGLEYDVEDGARTLPVSSETNEDSKVEGKGEVVEEQPKQEMEEQSKSEMQITQDVGQDEAIVQEADMTRSDLEDSKAKSLLEVVTEQTIENTSTHQEANADQKTNVDLEETEINLSSKQQEEVTPNNVVPWFEGLNQDPLRDLPLDDGHQDEVIAANEHREEVRPGHVVPWFNGLNQNPLRDRPLGHRLHGANVNLPEMGIHSLPSQLEEVSPENVSSWFNGLDQDLLRYLPSNDGYFQNGYQVLTS; via the exons ATGAAAATTGTACcagtttctgttctgttaaGTGTATTCCACATTTCATCCCTCAACGCAG GAAAGCTCTACTATCCAAATCCGCCTACTATAGATGATGTTCCAGTTCAACCGCAATATATACCACCCTCGGATATCTACATAACATCCGAAGCAACAATTTATCCACAGCCGGAAAATTTGCAATGGATACCGGTTGAGAATATTCCGCCGAGTTTTAGTGATGAGAGTGCGTACTATTACTATCCGAACCATAAGCATATCGGATCTACAATACCATGTCCCAACAAAGGACATACCACCAAAAAGCCATATATAGCTCCAAAAGTTACAAcaactaccactaccaccacaacGCCGCGTCCGATTCATCATAAAGTCCATACCAAAGGATCTGCTGTGGGAATAAAAACGTCTTTTAATGAACTCGAACTTAAGTTAAACCAACTGAAGCTCGCATTATCCAAGTTTGCTAGGGCAGAGGGCTTGGAATACGATGTCGAGGATGGCGCTAGAACACTTCCTGTCTCTTCAGAGACAAACGAAGATTCGAaggtggaaggaaagggagaagtTGTTGAGGAGCAACCAAAGCAAGAAATGGAAGAGCAATCAAAGTCAGAAATGCAGATTACGCAAGATGTAGGGCAGGACGAAGCAATTGTACAAGAAGCAGATATGACCAGATCAGACCTCGAGGATTCAAAAGCGAAAAGTTTACTGGAAGTAGTTACAGAACAAACGATAGAGAACACATCAACACACCAAGAGGCGAATGCAGATCAGAAAACGAATGTAGATCTGGAGGAAACGGAAATTAATTTGTCATCTAAACAACAGGAAGAAGTTACTCCCAACAACGTTGTTCCGTGGTTCGAGGGATTAAATCAAGATCCACTGCGTGATCTTCCTTTGGACGATGGACATCAGGACGAAGTAATTGCAGCGAATGAACATCGTGAAGAAGTTAGGCCAGGGCACGTTGTTCCGTGGTTCAACGGTTTGAATCAAAATCCACTTCGTGATCGTCCTTTGGGCCACCGACTTCATGGAGCGAATGTAAATCTTCCGGAAATGGGAATCCATTCGCTGCCTTCACAACTGGAAGAAGTAAGCCCTGAGAACGTTTCATCCTGGTTCAACGGATTGGATCAAGATTTACTTCGTTATCTTCCTTCGAACGATGGATATTTTCAAAATGGATACCAAGTATTAACTAGCTGA
- the LOC126570908 gene encoding uncharacterized protein LOC126570908: MRVVSVSVLFSVFHISFLNAGKLYYPNPAIIDDVPVQYIPPPDIYSPYEATVYPTWEYLQWIPLENIPYIGDESAYYYYPNHKHIGSTIPCPKKGHTTKKPYIAPKVPTTTTTTTTPRPTPHKVHSKGSAVGIKTSFNELELKLNQLKLALSKFARAEGLDYDVEDDARTLPVSSETNEGSKVEGKEEVVEEQPKQEMEEQSKSELEITQDVGQEETIVQEEDNFRADNNEDLDDMHLLEEMRKLMIDNTLTRKEANADQKANANQDVNADPEENADEQETEIHLVPEHREEASSEDVVRWLKGLNQDLLRNLPLDDRYFQNGYKGLTNSYNEEIN, translated from the exons ATGAGAGTTGTGTcagtttctgttctgttcagTGTATTCCACATTTCATTCCTCAACGCAG GAAAGCTCTACTATCCAAATCCGGCTATTATAGATGATGTTCCAGTTCAGTATATTCCACCACCGGATATCTACTCACCATATGAAGCGACCGTTTATCCAACATGGGAATATTTGCAATGGATACCGCTTGAGAATATTCCCTATATTGGTGATGAGAGTGCGTACTATTATTATCCGAACCATAAGCATATCGGATCTACAATACCATGTCCCAAGAAGGGACATACCACCAAAAAGCCATATATAGCTCCAAAAGTTCCAAcaactaccactaccaccacaacGCCGCGTCCGACTCCTCATAAAGTCCATTCCAAAGGATCTGCTGTAGGAATCAAAACGTCTTTTAATGAACTCGAACTTAAGTTAAACCAATTGAAGCTCGCCTTATCCAAATTTGCTAGGGCAGAGGGCTTGGACTACGATGTCGAGGATGACGCTAGAACTCTTCCTGTGTCTTCAGAGACAAACGAAGGTTCGAaggtggaaggaaaggaagaagttGTTGAGGAGCAACCAAAGCAAGAAATGGAAGAGCAATCAAAATCAGAACTTGAGATTACGCAAGATGTAGGGCAGGAAGAAACAATTGTACAAGAAGAAGATAATTTCAGGGCGGATAACAACGAAGACCTCGATGATATGCATCTACTGgaagaaatgagaaaactAATGATAGACAACACATTAACCCGTAAGGAGGCAAATGCAGATCAGAAAGCGAATGCAAATCAGGATGTGAATGCAGATCCAGAAGAGAATGCAGATGAGCAAGAAACGGAAATCCATTTGGTGCCTGAACACCGGGAAGAAGCTAGCTCCGAGGATGTTGTTCGGTGGTTGAAGGGATTGAATCAAGATTTACTTCGTAATCTTCCATTGGACGACCGATATTTTCAAAATGGTTACAAAGGGTTAACTAATTCTTATAACGAGGAAATAAATTAG
- the LOC126570909 gene encoding uncharacterized protein LOC126570909: MCKDLAISVLLVGCFISSLKAGTLYYQHPADIQPNTPQLSHHHPSRFSDRPVYNLQSYAPVHYPSRETKQWTSVESVAFNSQGGSTKQQNHTIERQYITPEDMATSATVAGRTITPTESSTAHTADGLKHDVFTALSPTTLSPPSKDEELRHHHHDDTHYHHKHKKNHTHHHHHHHHHHHHKQSALNTDITKTDATKGNQIQFQLNNFLKDIEHKLLVLKLAVFKYARLLDEDPDLQDLDRSLSLTQVDEDRR; the protein is encoded by the exons ATGTGCAAAGATCTTGCGATCTCAGTGTTATTAGTTGGATGCTTCATTTCATCACTAAAAGCAG GAACGCTTTACTATCAGCACCCCGCGGATATACAGCCCAATACACCTCAATTAagccatcaccatccatcGAGGTTCAGCGACCGTCCAGTGTACAATCTGCAATCGTATGCACCAGTCCACTATCCTTCTAGGGAAACGAAGCAATGGACATCGGTAGAGAGTGTTGCTTTCAACTCTCAAGGAGGCAGTACAAAACAG caaAATCATACTATCGAAAGACAATACATTACACCCGAAGATATGGCAACTTCCGCAACAGTAGCAGGCAGGACCATTACCCCAACAGAGAGTTCCACTGCGCACACAGCTGATGGACTAAAACATGACGTATTCACTGCACTTTCTCCGACCACCCTTTCTCCACCGTCTAAGGATGAAGAGCtacgtcaccaccatcatgatgatactcattatcatcataaacataaaaaaaatcatacacaccatcatcaccatcaccatcatcatcaccatcataaaCAATCTGCACTGAATACAGATATCACAAAAACGGATGCCACAAAGGGAaaccaaattcaatttcaattgaatAATTTTTTGAAAGACATCGAACATAAGCTACTTGTACTTAAATTAGCTGTATTCAAGTATGCCCGACTTTTAGACGAAGATCCGGACTTGCAGGATCTGGATAGATCACTTTCACTCACACAAGTTGACGAGGACAGGCGTTGA
- the LOC126575613 gene encoding uncharacterized protein LOC126575613, with product MRRFGSTASAAGCWTGGNLCKLITIVVAIATTVLATGLPTSELLCSYNDEFLYTVPGTQCGSYYRCYDNQAIRYDCPDGAKFDFNQQRCVRTKGTCYEPVCTGKTNGVYADTSQDCQRAYRCKGGSLEHVDVCPIGRAFDGRRCSPVEGITCDNPSLTSASFNYEADSRCYGLSNGNHVLQESGSCRKYLVCHANQVQDVLECPPGYGFEERARRCTLLNGDACQSPGNQSPSIEAANTCSFLPDGLHLAATSKDCRSYVQCQARRQIHRLECPPMTVYNGQQCVPSFLYHCPRLDLPGDVCQYRQNGYYVDPRKGCGFYVRCAEERTVEQYSCPYGFYFDEPSGTCRGNEENDGICHRLPYSIDCAQRASGYYQDFSVAANSPVACGAYFHCHNGAKTVLRCRNGFIFDGENCVSEASYTCPIEDLDSCRRKPNGYYKDARSGCRAYHLCTEGNKISYLCGPGQIFANGACVERRRTERSGDETSTCEEDSICAGRPDGYYPDRASLCRQYYFCQQNEKLQTLTCRGSKVFDGHSCVSRDAYTCPAADDVDAAASENCISRDCSAPICARNGFFADYDSNCEQYFFCIDGKQSALRCSANYVFNGEICVPSGTYYCPRYCTPPESC from the exons ATGCGGAGGTTCGGATCGACGGCTAGTGCCGCTGGTTGCTGGACGGGCGGCAATTTATGCAAACTCATAACCATCGTCGTAGCGATAGCAACGACCGTCCTTGCCACAG GATTACCAACATCTGAGCTGTTGTGTTCTTATAATGATGAATTCCTGTACACCGTACCTGGAACACAGTGTGGTTCCTACTATCGATGCTACGACAATCAAGCGATCCGGTACGACTGCCCCGATGGTGCTAAGTTTGATTTCAATCAGCAAAGGTGTGTTCGAACCAAAG GTACCTGCTACGAACCGGTCTGCACTGGAAAGACAAATGGTGTGTACGCCGATACATCACAAGACTGTCAACGCGCGTACCGCTGCAAGGGAGGATCGCTCGAACACGTCGACGTGTGTCCGATAGGCAGGGCGTTCGATGGACGCCGCTGTAGTCCAGTCGAAGGGATAACGTGTGACAATCCGAGTTTAACCAGTGCATCTTTCAATTACGAAGCTGATTCCCGCTGTTACGGCTTGAGCAATGGTAACCATGTGCTGCAAGAGAGTGGTAGCTGTAGGAAGTACCTCGTGTGTCACGCCAACCAAGTGCAAGATGTGCTCGAGTGTCCACCCGGCTATGGGTTTGAGGAGCGGGCGAGAAGATGCACGTTACTGAACGGTGATGCCTGCCAGTCGCCGGGGAATCAATCTCCATCCATTGAAGCCGCAAACACGTGCAGCTTTCTTCCCGATGGACTCCATCTGGCAGCGACCTCAAAGGACTGTCGGTCGTACGTGCAGTGTCAAGCGCGGCGACAGATTCACCGCCTGGAATGTCCTCCGATGACGGTGTACAATGGTCAGCAATGTGTACCAAGCTTTCTGTATCACTGTCCGCGGCTCGACCTACCGGGTGACGTTTGTCAGTATCGACAAAATGGCTATTACGTGGATCCGCGTAAGGGATGCGGATTTTATGTTCGCTGTGCAGAGGAACGGACCGTCGAGCAGTACTCCTGCCCGTATGGGTTCTATTTTGATGAACCGTCTGGCACCTGTCGTGGCAACGAGGAAAACGATGGAATCTGCCACCGACTTCCCTACTCGATCGACTGTGCGCAACGAGCGTCCGGGTACTATCAGGACTTCTCAGTAGCCGCTAATTCGCCGGTCGCCTGCGGAGCGTACTTTCACTGCCACAACGGTGCCAAAACGGTACTTCGGTGTAGAAATGGTTTCATATTTGATGGTGAAAACTGCGTCTCGGAGGCAAGCTACACATGCCCGATCGAGGATCTCGACTCGTGCCGGAGAAAACCAAACGGGTACTACAAGGATGCCCGTTCAGGCTGCCGTGCGTACCATCTCTGCACTGAGGGTAACAAAATCTCGTACCTCTGTGGTCCAGGGCAGATATTCGCCAATGGGGCGTGCGTGGAAAGgagacgaacggaacggtctGGCGATGAGACTTCAACCTGCGAGGAAGATTCTATCTGTGCCGGTCGCCCAGATGGTTACTACCCGGATCGCGCTTCCCTGTGCCGTCAGTACTACTTTTGtcagcaaaacgaaaaactccaAACCCTGACCTGCCGTGGTAGTAAGGTGTTTGACGGGCATAGCTGTGTATCGAGAGATGCGTACACCTGTCCAGCGGCCGATGATGTCGATGCCGCGGCTAGCGAGAACTGCATCTCGCGGGACTGCAGCGCACCAATATGCGCACGGAACGGATTTTTTGCCGATTATGATAGCAACTGCGAGCAATACTTCTTCTGTATCGACGGTAAACAAAGCGCACTCCGCTGTTCGGCGAACTATGTGTTCAATGGCGAGATTTGTGTGCCCAGTGGGACCTACTACTGCCCTCGGTACTGCACTCCACCGGAATCATGCTGA
- the LOC126569309 gene encoding uncharacterized protein LOC126569309 encodes MFRPVSTLLLLLVVCSAIGKPFPEIPDLENVGENLTTPKSSDDSSEIFDAASVLDVPEETRSLPTQDDDWLFEDASAPKLKVERTVYSALLYQEDSFGLEFLCPGFWLRKDVVLIRRDCWANDVNMKTDGSVLHIFTNDEYPFKILHLKPKRWESEMVLHLANIEDIHMAMDMMSFENCLLFALREDCTLLERFLWHSRPVPFKREKSSCQDGHICLRTRVPPAGERDYALVCGDSLVGVQAPTQNGCDRSFGRLSLLDISLIKDWVDHVLQLPVEEPEHHCGSGEGEDYLLDRFPSSEALSSSEY; translated from the exons ATGTTCCGGCCAGTGTCCACTCTTCTACTGCTGTTGGTCGTTTGCTCGGCCATAGGAAAACCTTTTCCAGAAATACCGGATTTAGAAAATGTCGGAGAAAATCTTACGACCCCAAAGTCATCTGACGATTCTTCCGAAATATTCGATGCAGCGTCGGTTTTGGATGTTCCAGAGGAAACCCGGTCCCTGCCAACCCAAGATGATGATTGGCTATTTGAAGATGCTAGTGCCCCAAAGCTGAAAGTTGAACGCACCGTCTACTCAGCGCTACTGTACCAAGAGGATTCATTCGGTTTGGAATTTCTGTGCCCCGGCTTCTGGTTACGCAAGGATGTGGTGCTCATCCGGCGAGACTGTTGGGCGAACGATGTGAA CATGAAAACCGACGGGTCAGTGTTGCATATTTTTACGAACGACGAGTATCCCTTCAAAATTTTACATTTGAAACCGAAACGCTGGGAATCGGAAATGGTGCTCCATCTAGCTAATATCGAAGACATACATATGGCAATGGACATGATGTCGTTCGAAAACTGTTTGTTGTTCGCGCTGCGAGAAGACTGCACACTGCTCGAG CGCTTTTTGTGGCATAGCCGACCTGTACCAttcaagagagagaagagctcTTGCCAGGATGGACACATCTGTCTAAGGACACGTGTTCCACCTGCCGGCGAGCGTGATTACGCTTTGGTTTGCGGAGATTCGCTGGTTGGAGTGCAAGCGCCAACGCAAAACGGGTGTGATCGATCATTTGGAAGACTTTCGCTCTTGGATATTTCGCTCATCAAGGACTGGGTGGATCACGTGTTGCAATTGCCAGTGGAAGAACCGGAGCACCATTGCGGTAGTGGAGAGGGTGAAGACTACCTGCTTGATCGGTTCCCTTCTTCAGAAGCTTTATCTAGTTCCGAATATTAA